One window of the Podospora pseudocomata strain CBS 415.72m chromosome 7, whole genome shotgun sequence genome contains the following:
- a CDS encoding hypothetical protein (COG:P; EggNog:ENOG503NY83), producing the protein MNRPSRTDDDFEHPDWNQNPPFLAPDLTTCEDLNGIANAREQRNGASGGAASAFGVLNDEKGSFFQNCDKQTRAWGRNPSAMSGHPPIAAPQTVLGGEGRACHSQPLIRPPSGWIGWLLSVVAVSTMVHVAGHGVPVMFSGDHPVETTTASSSAVVPRESSLLLKQLTKRQDNGRCGTNGNATADYNMPLHVGALVIILAVSGLACALPMIALKFPIIRIPERFFFAVRHFGTGVLLATAFVHLLPTAFISLGDPCLSSFWTDDYPAMPGAIALLGIFFVAVIEMVFSPARQYTPRPGRQAEDSDGSQAQEEPPHRHRSTSFGGHCSQAPVLAAITRPSGTTRRGSQAVVEPVSEESVAVGRETPAVSPDEKMRSKELLGSAVESQQVGLTEEQLHKKKILQCMLLEVGILFHSIFIGMALSVAVGGDFVVLLIAVAFHQTFEGLALGARIASINWQKGMLQPWFMVLAYGCTTPIGQAIGLATHTLYAPDSEFGLILVGTMNAISSGLLVFAALIELLAEDFLSDDSWATLRGRKRVAACFLVLFGAICMSLVGAWA; encoded by the exons ATGAACCGCCCTTCGAGAACAGACGATGACTTTGAGCATCCTGATTGGAACCAGAACCCGCCGTTTCTCGCTCCCGACCTCACCACTTGCGAGGACCTCAATGGCATTGCAAACGCCCGCGAGCAGCGCAATGGCGCATCAGGAGGGGCAGCCAGTGCGTTTGGGGTATTAAATGACGAGAAGGGGAGTTTTTTCCAAAATTGCGACAAGCAAACCCGCGCTTGGGGGCGCAATCCCTCTGCAATGAGCGGTC ATCCGCCCATTGCAGCCCCCCAGACAGTGCTAGGTGGTGAAGGCCGAGCCTGTCATTCCCAGCCTCTGATCCGGCCCCCCTCGGGCTGGATTGGATGGCTTCTCTCTGTTGTCGCTGTGTCGACAATGGTGCACGTTGCCGGACACGGTGTACCGGTCATGTTTTCGGGTGATCATCCCGTCGAGACGACCACCGCCAGTTCCAGTGCTGTTGTTCCCCGCGAATCTTCTCTGCTCTTGAAGCAGCTCACCAAGCGCCAGGACAATGGTCGCTGCGGTACAAATGGCAATGCTACCGCCGACTACAACATGCCGCTTCATGTGGGCGCCCTGGTTatcatcctcgccgtctcCGGACTGGCTTGCGCTCTGCCCATGATCGCCCTCAAGTTCCCCATCATTCGCATCCCCGagcgcttcttcttcgctgTTCGTCATTTTGGTACCGGTGTCCTGCTCGCCACCGCTTTCGTGCATCTCCTCCCGACGGCTTTCATCTCTCTTGGCGACCCGTgcctctccagcttctggACTGATGACTACCCCGCTATGCCAGGGGCTATTGCCCTGCTTGGAATTTTCTTCGTGGCCGTCATCGAGATGGTGTTTAGCCCTGCTCGTCAGTACACCCCTCGTCCTGGGAGACAGGCCGAGGACAGTGATGGGTCACAGGCGCAAGAGGAGCCTCCCCATCGTCACCGGTCTACGTCCTTTGGTGGCCACTGTTCCCAGGCACCAGTACTGGCTGCTATCACGAGGCCTTCGGGGACCACTCGCCGGGGAAGccaggctgttgttgagcctgTTTCCGAGGAGAGTGTGGCGGTTGGGCGTGAAACCCCGGCCGTTTCCCCAGATGAGAAGATGAGGTCTAAGGAACTGCTTGGGAGCGCTGTGGAATCCCAGCAAGTCGGCCTTACTGAGGAGCAGCTacacaagaagaagatcttGCAGTGCATGCTTCTCGAGGTCGGCATCTTGTTTCACAGTATTTTCATTGGTATGGCGTTGAGTGTCGCCGTCGGCGGCGACTTTGTCGTCTTGTTAATTGCTGTTGCCTTTCATC AAACGTTTGAGGGTCTCGCATTGGGAGCTCGTATTGCCTCTATCAACTGGCAAAAGGGGATGTTGCAGCCATGGTTCATGGTGTTGGCTTATGGATGCAC GACACCTATTGGTCAAGCCATTGGTCTAGCCACCCACACGCTTTACGCCCCCGACTCTGAGTTTGGCCTGATCTTGGTGGGAACCATGAACGCCATCTCATCGGGACTGCTTGTTTTTGCCGCCCTCATCGAGTTGCTTGCGGAGGATTTTCTCAGTGATGACAGCTGGGCTACCCTCCGCGGTCGCAAGCGGGTTGCGGCCTGCTTCCTTGTGCTTTTTGGCGCCATTTGCATGAGTTTAGTTGGAGCCTGGGCTTAG